Proteins encoded together in one Maricaulis maris window:
- a CDS encoding SulP family inorganic anion transporter yields MLKASLAAFTERLSATIGDRGELPPLNASRIRIEILAGLTVALALVPEAVAFAFVAGVPPLAGLYAAFIVGLVTAVLGGRRGMISGATGALAVVMVHLVATHGIEYLFATVVLMGIIQITAGLLRLGKFIRMVPHPVMLGFVNGLAIVIFLAQMEQFKTVNEAGEHVWMTGWPLLLTLGLVGLTMVLIWAVPKVTKAVPAPLVAIGVVAALVIGFGLPVPRVGDLASIEGGLPTFHIPMVPLSLETFEIILPYAFILAAIGLIESLLTLNLVGEITGRRGGASQECVAQGLANLITGFFGGMGGCAMIGQSMINVKSGGRLRLAGIAAALFLLAFILVGSSVIEQIPLAALVGVMFMVVIGTFAWQSLRILTRIPKSDAFVIILVTGVTVYSDLAVAVIVGVIVSALVYAWNAASRIHARESIGEAGEHIYKLEGPLFFGSTASFQELFDIENDRDLVVIDFADSRVVDQSALQAIEDLAVKYDQADKRLELRHLSRECHKLLTRAGQLMVDSDDDPAYEIAVDYKVRLGRMGGAH; encoded by the coding sequence ATGCTCAAAGCTTCTCTCGCCGCCTTCACGGAACGGCTCTCCGCGACCATTGGTGACCGCGGCGAACTGCCACCGCTGAATGCGAGTCGGATCCGCATTGAAATCCTCGCCGGCCTGACTGTCGCGCTGGCGCTGGTTCCCGAAGCTGTCGCCTTCGCATTTGTTGCCGGTGTGCCACCGCTGGCCGGCCTCTACGCCGCCTTCATTGTCGGTCTGGTCACGGCCGTGCTGGGCGGTCGCCGCGGCATGATCTCCGGGGCGACGGGAGCCCTGGCGGTGGTCATGGTGCATCTCGTCGCCACGCACGGGATCGAATATCTGTTCGCCACTGTGGTGCTGATGGGCATTATCCAGATCACGGCCGGTCTGCTTCGCCTTGGCAAGTTCATCCGGATGGTCCCGCACCCGGTCATGCTGGGCTTCGTGAACGGGCTGGCAATCGTGATTTTCCTCGCCCAGATGGAGCAGTTCAAGACCGTCAATGAAGCCGGCGAGCACGTCTGGATGACCGGCTGGCCGCTGCTGCTGACGCTCGGCCTGGTCGGGCTGACCATGGTGCTGATCTGGGCTGTGCCCAAAGTCACCAAAGCGGTCCCGGCGCCGCTGGTCGCCATTGGCGTGGTCGCGGCCCTGGTCATCGGCTTCGGACTGCCGGTCCCGCGGGTCGGTGATCTGGCCTCGATCGAGGGCGGTCTGCCGACCTTCCATATTCCGATGGTCCCGCTCAGTCTCGAGACTTTCGAGATCATTCTGCCCTACGCCTTCATCCTGGCCGCGATCGGTCTGATCGAAAGCCTTTTGACGCTCAACCTGGTCGGCGAGATCACCGGCCGTCGAGGCGGTGCGTCGCAGGAATGCGTGGCCCAGGGCCTGGCCAATCTCATCACCGGCTTCTTCGGCGGCATGGGTGGCTGTGCGATGATTGGCCAGTCGATGATCAATGTGAAATCCGGCGGCCGTCTGCGCCTTGCCGGCATCGCTGCAGCACTCTTCCTGCTCGCCTTCATTCTGGTCGGGTCGTCGGTGATCGAGCAGATCCCGCTGGCGGCGCTGGTCGGTGTGATGTTCATGGTCGTGATCGGGACATTCGCCTGGCAGAGCCTGCGCATCCTGACCCGGATCCCCAAATCCGACGCCTTCGTGATCATCCTGGTGACCGGTGTCACGGTCTATTCCGACCTCGCCGTAGCGGTGATCGTGGGGGTTATCGTCTCGGCGCTTGTCTATGCCTGGAACGCGGCGTCGCGCATCCATGCCCGCGAAAGTATCGGCGAGGCGGGTGAGCATATCTACAAGCTGGAAGGCCCGCTCTTCTTCGGCTCGACGGCCAGTTTCCAGGAATTGTTCGACATCGAGAATGATCGCGACCTGGTGGTGATCGACTTCGCCGACAGCCGTGTGGTCGACCAGTCGGCCCTGCAGGCGATCGAGGACCTGGCCGTCAAGTACGACCAGGCCGACAAGCGCCTCGAACTGCGCCATCTCAGCCGCGAGTGCCACAAGCTGCTCACGCGGGCCGGTCAGCTGATGGTCGATAGCGATGACGATCCGGCCTATGAGATCGCCGTGGATTACAAGGTCCGGCTGGGCCGCATGGGTGGCGCGCACTAG
- a CDS encoding amidohydrolase family protein, with protein MTRFVAILAASTMLTAAPVFAFQGEESGGWDVANPPLETRAIDINVTEGTWMSVDVSPDGQTIAFDLLGDIYTIPVTGGEATNIASGLPWEIQPRFSPDGSQIAFTSDRAGGDNIWVMDVDGSNARQLTEESFRLLNNATWHPSGRYIAARKHFTTSRSAGTGEIWLYHVLGGNGVQLVERPNENFQKELGEPIFSPDGRYLYYTQNVTPGNTFIYAQDSNTDLFDIRRYDMETGETDTAVSGAGGAVRPSPSPDGRYMAFVRRDRIRSGLWIKDLTSGEERRIVETVDQDMQETWGITGMYPNMDWMPDSNSIVYWSEGGIQRVDIASGEVTNIPFSVTDTRDVIDPPRPSVEVAPNEFQTRMPRFATASPDGSQIVYETLGQLWVRDANGGEPRRLTRDDGSRREMMPTWSADGRTIAFATWDDQDLGSIRTISARGGRERVLTSQPGHYRSPRFSPDGQTVVFEKGSGGYLTAPEWSENEGVYRVPANGGEMVRVTDSGSDPHFGASNDRIFVTRGGGGASLVSMDLDGDNERTHVTGELVTGYQVSPDGTHVAFRQNYDVFVQPLLPGPQSVSGGRGGSALPTVEVSGNGGSYFHWSGSGDAVHWSMGPTFYTATVAEFRPDPTGEREYTPPTEGVNLSMTATADRPTGMVALTNARIITMAGEDGGVIENGTIVIDGNRIAAIGADVAVPEGARVVDLDGRTITPGFIDAHAHGPQGTGDIIPEQNWSAIAHLALGVTTIHDPSSQASHIFTAGEYQRAGRYLAPRIYSTGEIVYGARAASVYAQIDNYEDATEHVFRLASQGAHSIKNYNQPRRDQRQQVVAAAHAAGVEVVAEGGSNYHMDMAMVADGNTSIEHNLPLSMIYEDVLQMYSQTEVAYTPTIVVTYGGLAGDPYWRQATDVWLHPILSRHAPPSILQAGSVRRTTAPEDDFVDDDNARTAHLLMERGVDVSIGAHGQQEGLAAHWEMWSFVRGGWSPLEALQAATVMPARHLGFDNDLGSLEVGKLADLVVMTANPLDDIGNTDEIEYVMLNGRLYEAGTMNETVTGDHQRQPYFWE; from the coding sequence ATGACCAGATTTGTTGCCATTTTGGCTGCGTCCACGATGCTGACGGCCGCGCCGGTCTTTGCCTTTCAGGGTGAGGAAAGCGGAGGCTGGGACGTCGCCAACCCGCCGCTCGAAACGCGTGCGATCGACATCAATGTCACTGAGGGCACCTGGATGTCGGTCGATGTCAGCCCGGACGGGCAGACCATCGCCTTCGACCTTCTGGGTGACATCTACACCATCCCGGTCACCGGCGGTGAGGCGACCAATATCGCCTCCGGCCTGCCCTGGGAGATCCAGCCGCGCTTCTCGCCCGATGGCAGCCAGATCGCCTTCACCTCGGATCGCGCCGGTGGCGACAATATCTGGGTGATGGATGTTGACGGTTCGAATGCCCGTCAGCTGACCGAGGAAAGCTTCCGTCTGCTCAACAATGCGACCTGGCACCCGTCCGGTCGCTATATCGCGGCGCGCAAGCATTTCACGACCTCGCGCTCGGCCGGTACCGGCGAGATCTGGCTTTATCACGTGCTGGGCGGCAATGGCGTCCAGCTGGTCGAGCGCCCGAACGAGAATTTCCAGAAGGAACTCGGCGAGCCGATCTTCTCGCCGGACGGTCGCTATCTCTATTACACGCAGAACGTGACCCCGGGTAACACCTTCATCTACGCCCAGGATTCCAACACCGACCTGTTCGACATCCGTCGCTATGACATGGAAACCGGCGAGACCGACACGGCTGTCTCCGGCGCCGGTGGCGCCGTGCGTCCGTCGCCATCGCCGGATGGCCGCTACATGGCCTTTGTGCGTCGCGACCGCATTCGCTCCGGTCTGTGGATCAAGGACCTGACCAGCGGCGAGGAACGCCGCATCGTCGAGACTGTTGACCAGGACATGCAGGAAACCTGGGGCATTACGGGCATGTATCCGAACATGGACTGGATGCCGGACAGTAACTCCATCGTGTACTGGTCCGAGGGGGGCATCCAGCGCGTCGATATCGCCTCGGGCGAGGTCACCAATATCCCGTTCAGCGTCACCGATACGCGCGATGTGATCGATCCGCCGCGCCCCTCTGTCGAGGTCGCTCCGAACGAATTCCAAACCCGCATGCCGCGCTTTGCCACGGCCTCGCCGGATGGCAGCCAGATCGTCTATGAGACGCTCGGCCAGCTCTGGGTGCGCGACGCCAATGGTGGCGAACCGCGCCGCCTGACCCGCGATGACGGCTCGCGCCGCGAGATGATGCCGACCTGGTCGGCCGATGGTCGCACCATCGCCTTTGCCACCTGGGACGACCAGGATCTCGGCTCGATCCGCACCATCTCGGCCCGTGGCGGCCGTGAGCGCGTGCTGACCAGCCAGCCCGGTCATTATCGCAGTCCGCGTTTCTCGCCGGATGGCCAGACGGTGGTCTTCGAGAAGGGCTCCGGCGGTTATCTGACGGCGCCGGAATGGTCCGAGAATGAGGGCGTCTATCGCGTTCCGGCCAATGGCGGCGAGATGGTGCGCGTCACCGACAGCGGATCGGATCCGCATTTTGGCGCGTCCAATGACCGCATCTTTGTCACCCGTGGCGGGGGCGGGGCCAGCCTGGTCTCGATGGATCTCGATGGCGATAATGAGCGCACGCATGTCACCGGTGAACTGGTGACCGGCTATCAGGTCTCACCCGATGGCACCCATGTCGCCTTCCGGCAGAATTATGACGTCTTCGTCCAGCCGCTTCTGCCCGGGCCGCAATCGGTCTCCGGTGGCCGCGGTGGCTCGGCCCTGCCGACGGTCGAGGTATCCGGCAATGGCGGGAGCTATTTCCACTGGAGCGGCTCCGGCGATGCCGTTCACTGGTCGATGGGACCGACCTTCTACACGGCGACCGTGGCGGAGTTCCGTCCGGACCCGACGGGTGAGCGCGAATACACGCCGCCGACCGAAGGCGTGAACCTGTCCATGACCGCGACGGCTGACCGCCCGACCGGCATGGTCGCTCTGACCAATGCGCGCATCATCACCATGGCCGGTGAGGATGGCGGCGTGATCGAGAACGGCACGATCGTCATTGATGGAAATCGCATTGCGGCCATCGGTGCCGATGTGGCGGTGCCAGAAGGAGCCCGGGTCGTTGACCTGGACGGCCGCACCATCACGCCGGGCTTCATCGATGCCCACGCGCACGGACCGCAGGGCACAGGCGATATCATTCCCGAGCAGAACTGGTCGGCGATCGCCCATCTCGCGCTCGGCGTGACCACGATCCATGACCCGTCGAGCCAGGCCAGCCATATCTTCACGGCCGGCGAGTATCAGCGTGCAGGCCGCTATCTCGCACCGCGCATCTATTCGACCGGCGAGATCGTCTACGGCGCCCGCGCCGCGTCGGTCTATGCCCAGATCGACAATTACGAGGACGCGACGGAGCACGTCTTCCGCCTCGCCTCGCAGGGCGCCCACTCGATCAAGAACTACAACCAGCCGCGTCGTGACCAGCGCCAGCAGGTCGTCGCCGCGGCTCATGCCGCGGGTGTCGAAGTGGTCGCCGAGGGCGGATCCAACTACCATATGGACATGGCCATGGTGGCCGACGGCAATACCTCGATCGAACACAATCTGCCGCTCTCCATGATCTATGAAGACGTGCTGCAGATGTATTCCCAGACCGAGGTCGCCTACACGCCGACCATCGTCGTGACTTATGGCGGTCTGGCGGGGGATCCCTACTGGCGTCAGGCAACCGATGTCTGGCTGCATCCGATCCTGTCGCGTCATGCCCCGCCCAGCATTCTACAGGCCGGGTCGGTTCGCCGGACCACGGCGCCGGAAGATGACTTTGTCGATGACGACAATGCCCGCACCGCCCATCTCCTGATGGAGCGCGGCGTGGATGTCTCGATCGGGGCCCATGGTCAGCAGGAAGGTCTCGCCGCCCATTGGGAAATGTGGTCCTTCGTGCGGGGTGGCTGGTCGCCGCTGGAGGCCCTGCAGGCGGCCACGGTCATGCCGGCCCGCCATCTCGGCTTCGACAATGACCTCGGCTCGCTTGAAGTCGGCAAGCTGGCGGACCTCGTGGTCATGACCGCAAACCCGCTCGATGATATCGGCAATACCGACGAGATCGAATACGTTATGCTCAATGGTCGCCTCTACGAGGCCGGAACGATGAACGAGACGGTCACCGGGGATCACCAGCGTCAGCCCTATTTCTGGGAATAG
- a CDS encoding carbonic anhydrase, which yields MSRTLHSLTLAAALALAAPLTAQAQHWSYSGDEGPAHWGEHGGADASCATGQQQSPINITGAIPAFAAGPALDWPDTLAGEVVDNGHTVQVTVTGEAGLDLDGRHYRLVQFHFHAESEHQIEGQNAPMEVHFVHAAEDGSLAVVGVMVEVGAAMPALSGIWAIDPDPHGSGGVAAALRLRDFLPTDPAAFRYAGSLTTPPCSEIVSWTVYAHAVTATQAQIDWFAERHPHSNRPVMPHHRRVLLQTAG from the coding sequence ATGTCGCGCACCCTCCATAGCCTCACCCTCGCCGCGGCGCTCGCGCTCGCGGCCCCGCTGACGGCCCAGGCTCAGCACTGGAGTTATTCCGGCGACGAGGGGCCGGCGCACTGGGGCGAGCATGGCGGTGCCGACGCCAGCTGCGCTACCGGACAGCAACAATCCCCGATCAACATCACCGGCGCCATCCCGGCCTTTGCCGCAGGTCCGGCCCTGGACTGGCCCGACACCCTTGCCGGTGAGGTGGTCGATAATGGCCATACGGTACAGGTCACCGTGACCGGCGAGGCCGGCCTTGATCTCGACGGTCGGCATTACCGGCTCGTGCAATTCCACTTCCATGCCGAAAGCGAGCACCAGATCGAGGGCCAGAATGCGCCGATGGAAGTCCATTTCGTGCATGCCGCGGAAGACGGGTCTCTCGCCGTTGTCGGCGTGATGGTCGAGGTCGGCGCGGCGATGCCGGCCCTGTCCGGCATCTGGGCCATTGATCCCGACCCGCACGGCAGTGGGGGCGTGGCCGCCGCCCTGCGCCTGCGCGACTTCCTCCCGACCGACCCGGCCGCCTTTCGCTATGCCGGCTCGCTGACGACCCCGCCTTGCAGCGAAATCGTCTCCTGGACGGTTTACGCCCATGCCGTCACGGCGACCCAGGCCCAGATCGACTGGTTCGCCGAACGTCACCCCCATTCCAACCGGCCGGTCATGCCGCACCATCGACGGGTGCTGCTGCAGACCGCCGGCTGA
- a CDS encoding TonB-dependent receptor: MTFAPSARKSLQLAGVSALALSALAITPSVAVAQSEAPSGSTIETIIVTTTRREENLQDIANSVTAVSGEALAPLTEGGADILTLAARIPSVYAESSNGRVAPRFYIRGLGNTDFDLAASQPVSVIMDNVVMENVILKSFPLFDVAQVEVARGPQGTLFGRNTTAGTIKFDSVRPTQDTDGYVSLAVGSYGTTNLEAALGGALVEDVLSARLSVLSQRRDDWIDNGFTGENNALGGYEEQAGRAQLLFTPNESFDALLNVHARSLVGTSAVFRANILTPGSNALNGNFVRDEVYYDSTFNNPQAYDSWGTSAALNLYTDGGLTLTSITAYETADGYSLGDIDGGNLVTGPGIIPFPSETQDGIDSLEQITQEFRLASSDDQATTWQVGAYYFQSEFDITTVGPNGGFPPSTTVRHDNNLWSAFGQLSHQVNDNLQLSGGLRFTHDAKELVGVVTSIPVTPVSVSDDQFSWDLSAYYDLDDRQAVFARLARGFRGPSIQARDVAFFNPPSIADSETSTSFELGYKSEPLDGRARFNATAFYYQVDDLQLSAVGGAGNLVQLINADRGVGYGFEIDSEIFVTDNLFITAGFSWNETELQDNALEVGVCSQCTVLDPDADLDGFHEVDGNPFPQAPDYILSFTARYAIPAGNGGEWFAYTDWYYQGRTNLFLYESEEFYSDGNFEGGLRVGYAGELSGGQNYEVALFARNITDEENLVGGIDFNNNTGFVNEPRIVGASFRASLN; encoded by the coding sequence ATGACCTTTGCCCCCTCTGCCCGCAAGTCGCTTCAGCTCGCCGGTGTCAGCGCGCTCGCGCTCTCTGCACTCGCCATCACCCCCTCGGTGGCTGTTGCCCAGAGCGAAGCGCCGTCCGGCTCGACGATCGAAACCATCATCGTGACCACCACCCGTCGCGAAGAGAACCTCCAGGATATCGCCAATTCCGTCACGGCCGTGTCGGGTGAGGCCCTGGCCCCGCTGACCGAGGGCGGTGCCGACATCCTCACCCTCGCCGCACGTATCCCGTCGGTCTATGCCGAGAGCTCGAACGGCCGCGTCGCCCCGCGCTTCTACATTCGTGGCCTCGGCAATACCGATTTCGACCTGGCCGCCTCGCAGCCGGTTTCGGTGATCATGGACAATGTGGTGATGGAAAACGTCATCCTGAAATCCTTTCCGCTGTTCGACGTCGCCCAGGTTGAGGTCGCCCGCGGCCCGCAGGGCACGCTGTTCGGTCGCAATACCACGGCCGGCACGATCAAGTTCGACAGCGTCCGCCCGACCCAGGACACTGACGGCTATGTCAGCCTCGCTGTCGGCTCCTACGGCACGACCAACCTGGAAGCCGCACTTGGCGGCGCTCTGGTCGAGGACGTTCTGAGCGCCCGCCTCTCGGTGCTTTCCCAGCGCCGCGATGACTGGATCGACAATGGCTTCACCGGCGAGAACAATGCGCTGGGTGGCTATGAGGAGCAGGCGGGCCGCGCCCAGCTGCTGTTCACGCCGAACGAGTCCTTTGACGCCCTGCTCAACGTCCATGCCCGTTCGCTCGTCGGCACCTCGGCCGTCTTCCGCGCCAACATCCTGACCCCGGGCAGCAATGCCCTGAACGGCAATTTCGTCCGCGACGAGGTCTATTACGACAGCACGTTTAACAACCCGCAGGCCTATGACAGCTGGGGCACCAGTGCGGCGCTGAACCTCTACACTGATGGCGGTCTGACCCTGACCTCGATCACCGCTTACGAAACCGCTGACGGCTACAGCCTGGGCGATATCGACGGCGGCAACCTCGTCACCGGCCCGGGCATCATCCCCTTCCCGTCGGAAACCCAGGACGGCATCGACTCGCTCGAGCAGATCACCCAGGAATTCCGTCTCGCCTCATCCGACGATCAGGCCACGACCTGGCAGGTCGGCGCCTACTACTTCCAGAGCGAGTTCGACATCACGACGGTCGGCCCGAATGGCGGCTTCCCGCCGTCGACCACGGTTCGTCACGACAATAACCTGTGGTCGGCCTTCGGTCAGCTCAGCCACCAGGTGAATGACAACCTCCAGCTCTCGGGTGGTCTGCGCTTCACGCATGATGCCAAGGAACTGGTCGGTGTCGTCACCTCCATCCCGGTCACCCCGGTCTCGGTCTCCGATGACCAGTTCAGCTGGGACCTGTCGGCCTATTACGACCTCGACGACCGCCAGGCGGTATTTGCACGCCTCGCTCGCGGTTTCCGCGGCCCGTCGATCCAGGCCCGTGATGTCGCCTTCTTCAACCCGCCCTCGATCGCCGACAGCGAAACCTCGACCTCCTTCGAACTCGGCTACAAGTCCGAGCCGTTGGACGGCCGCGCCCGCTTCAACGCCACGGCCTTCTACTACCAAGTCGACGATCTTCAGCTTTCCGCCGTTGGCGGTGCCGGCAACCTGGTCCAGCTGATCAATGCCGATCGCGGTGTGGGCTATGGCTTCGAGATCGACAGCGAGATTTTCGTCACCGACAACCTGTTCATCACGGCCGGCTTCTCGTGGAACGAGACCGAGTTGCAGGACAATGCGCTGGAAGTCGGCGTCTGCAGCCAGTGCACCGTGCTGGATCCGGATGCCGATCTCGACGGCTTCCATGAAGTCGACGGCAATCCCTTCCCGCAGGCACCGGACTACATCCTGTCCTTCACCGCCCGCTACGCCATCCCGGCCGGCAATGGCGGCGAGTGGTTCGCCTACACCGACTGGTACTATCAGGGTCGCACGAACCTCTTCCTCTACGAGTCGGAAGAGTTCTATTCGGACGGCAATTTCGAGGGTGGCCTGCGCGTCGGCTATGCCGGCGAGCTGTCCGGCGGCCAGAACTACGAAGTCGCCCTGTTTGCCCGCAACATCACCGACGAAGAGAACCTCGTCGGCGGCATCGACTTCAACAACAATACCGGCTTCGTCAACGAGCCGCGCATTGTCGGCGCCTCCTTCCGCGCCAGCCTGAACTAG
- a CDS encoding glutathione S-transferase: MSEPHPVLYSFRRCPYAMRARLALHGSGCEVEHREILLRDKPRAMLDASPKGTVPVLVLQDGQVLEESLDIMLWALARNDPDNWLDDRDTSLDLIERCDSGFKSHLDRYKYATRYDGADPVAHREAACEFLLDLDHRLSTHAALTGARVRLADIAIFPFVRQFAHTDRDWFDGQRWPALHAWLDGHLGSQRFAAIMEKHPVWAPESAETAPTELG; encoded by the coding sequence ATGAGCGAGCCGCACCCGGTTCTCTACTCCTTTCGTCGCTGCCCTTATGCGATGCGGGCGCGTCTGGCCCTGCATGGCAGTGGCTGCGAGGTCGAGCATCGCGAGATCCTGCTGCGCGACAAGCCCCGGGCCATGCTCGACGCCTCGCCCAAGGGCACCGTGCCGGTTCTTGTCCTGCAGGACGGTCAGGTCCTTGAGGAAAGCCTCGACATCATGCTGTGGGCGCTCGCCCGCAATGATCCGGACAACTGGCTCGACGATCGGGACACCTCGCTGGACCTGATTGAGCGGTGTGATAGCGGCTTCAAATCCCATCTTGATCGCTACAAGTATGCGACCCGCTATGACGGCGCCGATCCGGTCGCGCATCGCGAGGCCGCCTGCGAATTCCTGCTCGACCTGGATCATCGGCTGTCGACCCATGCGGCCCTGACGGGTGCCCGGGTGCGGCTGGCGGACATCGCCATCTTCCCTTTCGTGCGCCAGTTCGCCCATACTGATCGGGACTGGTTTGACGGCCAGCGCTGGCCGGCGCTTCACGCCTGGCTCGACGGCCATCTGGGCTCGCAGCGCTTTGCTGCCATCATGGAAAAACACCCGGTCTGGGCACCGGAAAGCGCCGAGACGGCGCCGACAGAGCTCGGGTGA
- a CDS encoding rhodanese-related sulfurtransferase: MSRYLVAALYKFAPLVPDAALQADLKAVCDQHAVFGTLLLAREGINGTIAGPAAGVQAVLARLRAIPGLAELEHKESPADEQPFLRMKVRLKREIVTMGITDIDPVGDVGTYVEAKDWNELITAPDVVTIDTRNDYEIRIGQFEGAINPETVSFREFPDWFRRFRETRPNARIAMYCTGGIRCEKATAFARMEGVDEVFHLKGGILKYLETVPEAESRWQGECFVFDRRVAVRHGLEAGTHTLCHACREPLGPEDLRSPDYVPGASCPHCVEIRTAEQRERYAERHRQEELARARGEWHLGQPGAPREADG, translated from the coding sequence ATGTCCCGCTATCTCGTTGCCGCCCTCTACAAATTCGCACCGCTTGTCCCGGACGCGGCCCTGCAAGCCGATCTCAAGGCTGTGTGCGACCAGCACGCGGTGTTCGGGACGCTGCTGCTGGCGCGCGAGGGGATCAATGGCACGATCGCCGGACCGGCCGCAGGCGTGCAGGCCGTCCTCGCCCGGCTTCGGGCCATCCCGGGGCTGGCCGAGCTTGAGCACAAGGAAAGTCCGGCGGACGAGCAGCCCTTCCTGCGGATGAAGGTCCGGCTGAAGCGCGAAATCGTCACCATGGGCATCACCGACATCGACCCTGTCGGCGATGTCGGCACCTATGTCGAAGCCAAGGACTGGAATGAGCTGATCACAGCACCCGATGTGGTCACGATCGATACGCGCAATGATTACGAGATCCGAATCGGCCAGTTCGAGGGCGCCATCAATCCCGAAACAGTCTCCTTCCGCGAGTTCCCGGACTGGTTCCGGCGGTTCCGTGAAACCCGCCCGAATGCTCGAATCGCCATGTATTGCACCGGCGGGATCCGCTGCGAGAAGGCCACCGCCTTCGCCCGCATGGAAGGCGTGGACGAGGTCTTCCACCTCAAGGGCGGCATCCTGAAATATCTCGAGACCGTGCCGGAAGCCGAGAGCCGCTGGCAGGGCGAGTGCTTCGTGTTCGACCGGCGCGTTGCCGTCAGGCACGGTCTGGAAGCCGGTACGCACACGCTTTGTCATGCCTGCCGCGAGCCGCTGGGTCCGGAGGACCTGCGATCACCCGACTATGTACCCGGCGCGTCCTGCCCGCACTGTGTCGAGATCCGGACTGCAGAGCAGCGCGAGCGCTATGCCGAGCGCCATCGCCAGGAGGAGCTGGCGAGGGCCCGCGGTGAGTGGCATCTCGGTCAGCCCGGAGCGCCGCGCGAGGCCGACGGATGA